A section of the Gemmatimonadaceae bacterium genome encodes:
- a CDS encoding ABC transporter ATP-binding protein — IGKIVQQINAMGVSVILVEQNAMLALTIAQRSYVLETGTVVMQGEAQELLQDEGVKKAYLGM, encoded by the coding sequence AAATTGGCAAGATCGTGCAGCAGATTAATGCCATGGGCGTCTCAGTTATTCTCGTCGAGCAGAACGCCATGCTCGCCCTTACCATCGCCCAGCGCAGTTACGTGCTGGAAACCGGCACTGTTGTCATGCAAGGCGAGGCCCAGGAGTTACTCCAGGATGAAGGGGTGAAGAAGGCGTACCTGGGGATGTGA